A stretch of the Roseofilum reptotaenium CS-1145 genome encodes the following:
- a CDS encoding pre-16S rRNA-processing nuclease YqgF yields the protein MILGFDPGKDKCGIAVMDEDRQVFEHEVVASEQAIAALKAWSQQYGVSVLVMGNQTTSKAWEAKLKPEFAETVEIIKVDERYSTLEARDRYWQMYPPKGLTRLVPQGMRQPPRPIDDIVAIILIERYFASL from the coding sequence ATGATTCTGGGATTCGATCCGGGTAAAGATAAATGTGGCATTGCGGTGATGGATGAAGATCGCCAGGTATTCGAGCATGAAGTGGTTGCTTCGGAGCAGGCGATCGCCGCTTTAAAAGCTTGGTCTCAACAGTATGGGGTTTCCGTGTTAGTGATGGGAAATCAAACTACCTCGAAAGCTTGGGAAGCGAAACTGAAACCGGAGTTTGCCGAAACCGTGGAAATTATCAAGGTAGATGAGAGATATTCTACCTTAGAAGCTCGCGATCGCTACTGGCAAATGTATCCCCCCAAAGGCTTAACTCGTCTGGTTCCCCAAGGAATGCGCCAACCTCCCCGTCCCATCGATGATATTGTGGCAATTATCCTGATTGAACGCTATTTTGCTTCATTGTAA
- a CDS encoding alpha/beta fold hydrolase, translated as MSIEEKQINVGSLEWFYREAQPMQATDKPPVLLLHGLLSQSYSWREVLPSLAEQGFWAIAPDWIGSGQSAFPEKRDFAYTPEAFAKALGDLMDSLELEQVSLVLQGYTSVPGLLYALQNSDRIHRLSLINIPLSPQAKLPWKIQQFTLPLAGEMMTQDPLIVDRTLEGGSPYQVDEKDLNVYRRPFLEVSAAGRALLATLRNLNLKSSLTNISSTLPQWSKPLQVIWGENDPWLLSSSAKEAISSISQAEFIALEEVGHYAQEDWPEKVCEALIPFLRRQSE; from the coding sequence GTGTCTATTGAGGAGAAGCAAATTAACGTCGGTTCCCTAGAGTGGTTTTATCGCGAAGCGCAACCGATGCAAGCAACCGACAAACCCCCAGTTTTATTACTCCATGGGTTACTCTCCCAAAGCTATAGTTGGCGAGAAGTTCTGCCGTCTCTAGCCGAACAAGGATTTTGGGCGATCGCCCCAGACTGGATCGGTTCCGGACAATCAGCATTTCCGGAAAAACGGGACTTTGCCTATACTCCAGAAGCGTTTGCTAAAGCTTTGGGTGACCTCATGGATAGTCTAGAATTGGAGCAAGTTTCCCTCGTGCTGCAAGGCTACACCAGTGTTCCCGGACTCCTCTATGCTCTGCAAAATAGCGATCGCATCCATCGCCTCAGCTTAATCAACATTCCCCTGAGTCCCCAAGCTAAATTACCCTGGAAAATCCAGCAGTTTACCCTACCTCTAGCGGGAGAAATGATGACCCAAGATCCCCTGATTGTCGATCGCACCCTGGAAGGTGGATCGCCTTATCAAGTCGATGAAAAAGACCTCAATGTTTATCGTCGCCCCTTTTTAGAAGTTTCGGCTGCTGGACGCGCTCTGCTGGCAACGTTGCGAAATCTGAACCTGAAATCAAGTTTGACCAATATTAGTAGCACTCTTCCCCAATGGTCAAAACCTCTGCAAGTGATTTGGGGAGAAAACGATCCCTGGTTGTTGTCATCCAGTGCAAAAGAGGCGATTTCTAGTATATCCCAAGCCGAATTTATTGCCTTAGAAGAAGTTGGACATTATGCTCAAGAAGACTGGCCAGAAAAAGTGTGCGAGGCTCTGATTCCGTTTCTACGACGACAAAGTGAGTAG
- a CDS encoding XisI protein has product MEKLEQYRQIVQEVIKSHAAPENADIESQVICDREQDHYQLVDLGWQGFNRIYACYIHIDIKDGKIWIQNNMTEADLGQELVDKGVPASDIILGLHPPYKRPYTKYGVA; this is encoded by the coding sequence ATAGAAAAACTAGAACAGTATCGTCAAATTGTCCAAGAAGTTATCAAAAGCCATGCTGCCCCCGAAAATGCGGATATTGAATCCCAAGTGATTTGCGATCGCGAACAGGATCATTATCAACTGGTGGATCTGGGTTGGCAGGGTTTCAATCGGATTTATGCCTGCTATATTCATATCGATATTAAGGACGGAAAAATCTGGATTCAGAACAATATGACAGAAGCCGACTTAGGACAAGAGTTAGTGGATAAAGGCGTTCCTGCTTCAGATATTATTCTCGGTTTACATCCCCCATATAAACGTCCTTATACCAAGTATGGCGTTGCTTAA